A section of the Triplophysa dalaica isolate WHDGS20190420 chromosome 8, ASM1584641v1, whole genome shotgun sequence genome encodes:
- the dnajb2 gene encoding dnaJ homolog subfamily B member 2 isoform X2 yields the protein MVDYYDVLGVSRNASQDDIKKAYRKLALRWHPDKNPDNKEEADSKFKEIAEAYEVLSDKGKREAFDRYGTSGVPSSGSSSSTFPDDFPGFTFTFRSPDEVFREFFGGQDPFADFFGGFPGDDFPFGGMHSGFHSSSSRLGPSRFFSFPSANVDFTSFSSMGGMGSMGGANFKSVSTSTRIVNGKRISTKKINENGQERTEVEEDGVLKTVLINGVEDEMALAFELSRREESGQPSGQPQHSRLHHSHNTHTNPALRSFSAAPFYHRPDASEDEEDDDLQMALAYSLSEMEGQQQAEDMISESDFQAFTG from the exons ATGGTCGATTATTATGATGTCCTGGGAGTGTCACGGAATGCTTCTCAAGATGACATCAAGAAAGC TTACAGGAAACTGGCTTTACGCTGGCACCCTGACAAAAACCCAGACAACAAGGAGGAGGCAGACAGTAAATTCAAAGAGATAGCAGAGGCTTATGAAGTTCTTTCAGACA AAGGCAAACGGGAGGCTTTTGACAGATATGGTACATCAGGCGTGCCAAGCTCAG GCTCTAGCAGCTCAACATTTCCTGACGATTTCCCAGGATTCACCTTCACATTCCGCAGCCCAGATGAGGTTTTTCGAGAGTTTTTTGGAGGGCAGGACCCATTTGCTGACTTCTTTGGTGGATTCCCTGGAG ATGATTTCCCATTTGGTGGGATGCACAGTGGATTTCACAGCTCCTCCTCCAGGCTTGGACCCAGTCGCTTCTTCTCCTTCCCTTCAGCAAAtg TTGATTTTACATCCTTCTCCTCAATGGGAGGCATGGGCAGTATGGGAGGGGCAAACTTCAAGTCTGTTTCCACTTCAACCCGCATTGTCAATGGAAAACGTATCTCTACAAAAAA GATCAATGAAAACGGTCAGGAGAGAACAGAGGTCGAGGAGGACGGGGTTCTAAAAACTGTCCTCATCAATG gtGTGGAGGATGAAATGGCGCTGGCTTTCGAGCTGAGCCGTAGAGAAGAATCCGGACAGCCTTCTGGACAACCCCAACACTCACGACTCCACCACTCTCACAACACCCATACAAACCCCGCCCTGCGCTCTTTTAGCGCCGCCCCTTTCTATCATCGACCCGATGCCAGTGAAGATGAGGAGGACGACGACCTGCAGATGGCGCTGGCCTACAGCTTATCAGAGATGGAGGGCCAACAGCAAGCAGAGGACATGATATCAG AGTCCGACTTCCAGGCCTTCACAGGCTGA
- the dnajb2 gene encoding dnaJ homolog subfamily B member 2 isoform X1, with the protein MVDYYDVLGVSRNASQDDIKKAYRKLALRWHPDKNPDNKEEADSKFKEIAEAYEVLSDKGKREAFDRYGTSGVPSSGSSSSTFPDDFPGFTFTFRSPDEVFREFFGGQDPFADFFGGFPGDDFPFGGMHSGFHSSSSRLGPSRFFSFPSANVDFTSFSSMGGMGSMGGANFKSVSTSTRIVNGKRISTKKINENGQERTEVEEDGVLKTVLINGVEDEMALAFELSRREESGQPSGQPQHSRLHHSHNTHTNPALRSFSAAPFYHRPDASEDEEDDDLQMALAYSLSEMEGQQQAEDMISGAGGTQPRVGGGGNRRDAPQKTRSESQNTDDSIGSTSPSLDDRETGPVHGSDNMHQENVVVKEKEDVKSMAKGTDVVKKRRKCQCVVC; encoded by the exons ATGGTCGATTATTATGATGTCCTGGGAGTGTCACGGAATGCTTCTCAAGATGACATCAAGAAAGC TTACAGGAAACTGGCTTTACGCTGGCACCCTGACAAAAACCCAGACAACAAGGAGGAGGCAGACAGTAAATTCAAAGAGATAGCAGAGGCTTATGAAGTTCTTTCAGACA AAGGCAAACGGGAGGCTTTTGACAGATATGGTACATCAGGCGTGCCAAGCTCAG GCTCTAGCAGCTCAACATTTCCTGACGATTTCCCAGGATTCACCTTCACATTCCGCAGCCCAGATGAGGTTTTTCGAGAGTTTTTTGGAGGGCAGGACCCATTTGCTGACTTCTTTGGTGGATTCCCTGGAG ATGATTTCCCATTTGGTGGGATGCACAGTGGATTTCACAGCTCCTCCTCCAGGCTTGGACCCAGTCGCTTCTTCTCCTTCCCTTCAGCAAAtg TTGATTTTACATCCTTCTCCTCAATGGGAGGCATGGGCAGTATGGGAGGGGCAAACTTCAAGTCTGTTTCCACTTCAACCCGCATTGTCAATGGAAAACGTATCTCTACAAAAAA GATCAATGAAAACGGTCAGGAGAGAACAGAGGTCGAGGAGGACGGGGTTCTAAAAACTGTCCTCATCAATG gtGTGGAGGATGAAATGGCGCTGGCTTTCGAGCTGAGCCGTAGAGAAGAATCCGGACAGCCTTCTGGACAACCCCAACACTCACGACTCCACCACTCTCACAACACCCATACAAACCCCGCCCTGCGCTCTTTTAGCGCCGCCCCTTTCTATCATCGACCCGATGCCAGTGAAGATGAGGAGGACGACGACCTGCAGATGGCGCTGGCCTACAGCTTATCAGAGATGGAGGGCCAACAGCAAGCAGAGGACATGATATCAGGTGCCGGGGGGACTCAGCCAAGGGTTGGTGGGGGTGGGAATAGGAGGGATGCCCCTCAGAAAACCAGATCTGAGAGTCAAAATACAGATGATTCAATAGGCAGCACCTCTCCATCTTTAGACGATAGAGAAACAGGGCCGGTTCATGGTTCAGATAACATGCACCAGGAGAATGTTGTTGTGAAAGAAAAGGAGGATGTGAAAAGTATGGCCAAAGGGACCGATGTGGTAAAAAAGAGGAGGAAGTGTCAGTGTGTGGTCTGTTAG